CGTCGAGCCCGTGATCTCGCCCGTCGTCGACGCCGTGGTTCCGCCGGCGGTCGACGTGATCTCTCCCGTGACAGACCCCGCCGTTCCGGTCGTCGTCTCTCCCACCGGGCCGGGTGTGCAGGCGCCCTCCGCCCCGGGCGCTGCGACCTCCGGCGGCGACGCATCCGCTGACTTGACGTCCCCGGCATCCGAATCCATCGCACCCCCGGTTCAGGGCGCCCCCGCCATGCAGCAGGCGTTCTTCAAGGCCGTGTCGGCTGGCTCCGTGGCCGACATCCCTGCCGTGAGCGTCGATTCGGCACCTTTCGCGCCCGACACCGCCCCACTCGCGCCGACGGCGCCGCTGGCGGCCTCCACTTCTGTGACCTCTCCATCATCCGGAGGGGCTGCCGGGTTCTTCGCCCTGCTTCCATTCGGCTTCCCCGTCGCGCACCGTGCCTGGGCACGGCGGGGGCGGCCGAACGATGAGCACGCGCTCCCTGCACCCTTCTTCGACACCGACGTTTCTCCCGACTGACGGGGATCGAGCCGCGCCCCTTCGCGGCACGCATCCGCACGTCCCGCGTGACGGCGCTCCTGCGCCATCCCCAGTCATGTTTTGAGGAGAAAGAAATGAACACCATGTTGTCGCGCGCCCTTCTGGGCACGCTGGTCGCCGGAGGCATCACGCTCTTCGGCGCGGCGGCCGCGCAGGCCGCAGAATCGAACACCTCAGGAGAAGACGGTCTGCTTTCGGGCACCCAGGCGCTTCTGAACGTCGACATCCCCATCACCGTCGGCGACACCGCGATCTCTCTGGTCGGTGACTCATCAACGGAGTCGAGTGGCACGAAGGAGTCGTCCGCTCCATCGGGCGGCGCATCCTCCGCATCCACCGATGGCTCGAAGGGTGCGGCATCCGGCTCGCAGGCGATCATCGACGTCTCCGTTCCCGTCACCGTGACGGACACGGCGGTCTCGGTGATCGGCGACAGCACCACCGAGAGCACGGATGCCGCGGCCCCCGCCGCACCGTCCGCGCCCACACCGTCGGCTTCGACGGACGGTTCTGACGGAGTCGCCTCCGGCACGCAGGTCGTCGCACCGGTAAAAGCTCCCGTCACGATCACCGACACCGCAGTCTCCGTCATCGGCGACAGCACCACCGAGAGCACGGATGCCGCGGCCCCCGCCGCACCGTCGACGCCCACACCGTCGGCTTCGACGGACGGCTCGGACGGAGTCGCCTCCGGCACCCAGGTCGTCGCACCGGTAAAGGCTCCCGTCACGATCACCGACACCGCAGTCTCCGTCATCGGCGACAGCACCACCGAGGGCACGGATGCCGCGGCCCCCGCCGCACCGTCGACGCCCACACCGTCGGCTTCGACGGACGGCTCGGACGGAGTCGCCTCCGGCACCCAGGTCGTCGCACCGGTCACCGTTCCCGCGACGGTCGAGGACGTAGCAATCTCCGTCATCGGCGACAGCACGAGTGAGAGCACGGATGCCGCAACGCCGGCCGCACCGCCTACCGGCGCTATCGGAACCCCGTCCACCGACGGTTCCGACGGCATCGGCTCGGGCACTCAGGTCGTCAGCCCGATCACCCTCCCGGTGACCGTCGACGACACCGCCCTCTCCGTCATCGGCGACAGCACGTCGACCGGCGGCGGATCCGCAGGTGCGCCCGGCTCCGGTGTCACGACGCCCGGAGCACCGGAGACCTCGGGCGAGAACGCCATCGGCGGCGGCACGCAGATCCTGCTGCCGATCGACATCCCGCTCACGGTCGGCGACACGGCCATCTCGATCATCGGCGACAGCACGGTGACCGAGCCTGGCACGGACCCCACCGACCCGGTGGACCCCGTTGACCCGGTTGACCCGGTGGACCCGGTGGACCCTGTTGACCCGGTCGACCCCGTTGACCCGGTGGACCCCGTTGACCCGGTGGACCCCGTTGACCCGGTGGACCCGGTGGACCCCGTCGACCCGGGCACCGATCCCGTCGACCCGGGCGTGGACCCCGTCGACCCGACCGACCCCGGCACGGACCCGAGCGACCCCGGCACGGACCCGACGGAGCCGGGCACCAGCCCGGTAGACCCGACGGACCCGGGCACGATCCCCGGCGACACCCCCGGCACGGGCACCGACGACCAGATCCCCGGCGCCGGCACCGCTCCGATGGCTCCTGCGGCCACCGCGAGCGAGACCGACGGGTCGCTGGCTCAGACTGGCGGCGTCCCGGTGACGTGGATGCCCCTGGCTGCCCTGGCGCTGATCGCCGCGGGAGCGGTGCTGACCCTGCGTCGTCGCACCGTTTGACCCCTGGTGAGGGGGCGGATGCCGCGGGTTTCGACCTGCGGCATCCGCCTCACCCGTGCGCCGATGCAAGGGATTCGGCGCGACACCCCGGCCGCAGGCGCATCAGCGCGGCGTGTCGGCAACAATCCCTTGCATCCGCGAACACTCGCACCCGCGCACACTCGCATCCGCGCATGCCCCGCAAACGACGGATGCCGCGGTCCCACCCTCCGAGGAGGGGGAACCGCGGCATCCGAACCGCGCGCCAGGACTACTTGGCGGCGACCACCTGCAGGGTGATCACGGCGGTGAGGTCGTCACGCAGGCGAACGGTCGCCTCGTGCTCGCCCACGGCCTTGATCGGCGAGGTGATGTGGATCTTGCGCTTGTCGAGGTCGCCGAAACCGGCGGCCTTGACGGCGTCGGCCACGTCGGCGGTCTTGACCGAACCGAACAGACGGCCTTCAGCGCCGGCCTTGACGGTCAGCTTGACCGTGTTCGACTCGAGCGTGTTCTTGAGCGCCACAGCCTCTTCGTGGTCGTGGATCGCGCGGGACTCGCGGGCGGCGCGAATGGACGCCACCTGCTTCTCGCCACCGCGGCTCCAGGCCACTGCGAAGCCCTGGGGGATGAGGTAGTTACGGGCGTACCCGTTCTTGACCTCGATGACGTCACCGGCGCTACCGAGCCCGGTGACCTCGTTCGTGAGAATCAGCTTTGCCATGTCGGTGCTCCTTACCGGCCAGCGCCGGCGTAGGGCAGGAGCGCCATTTCGCGGGCGTTCTTGATCGCCTTCGCGATCAGACGCTGCTCCTGCACCGAGACTCCGGTGATACGACGGGCGCGGATCTTCCCACGCTCCGAGATGAACTTGCGAAGCGTTGCGACGTCCTTGTAGTCAATGACGCCGACGCGGATCGCCTTCGCGGGAGCGGCGTTCTTCGCGCCCTTCCGCGGCTTACGGCGATCGCCGGTTGCCTTTCCAGCCATGTGTCTTCCTTAAGAGAGGTGGATGCCGCAGCCCGCGGCATCCGGAATTCGAATCAGAACGGGGTGTCGTCGCCGTAGCTCGTCCCGGGCGCGCTCCAGGCGTCCGGAGCCGAAGTCCCGGGCGTCGCCCAGGGCTCGTCTGCCTGAACCTGCGGACGCGACTGCTGCTGACCGCCGCCGAAGCTGCCGCCACCGCCGCCGCCACCATTGCCACCGCTGGACGCGGCGCGGGTGACCTGGGCAGTCGCGTAGCGGAGCGAGGGGCCGATCTCGTCGACCTCCAGCTCGATCGCGGTGCGGTTGTTGCCTTCGCGGTCCTGGTAGGAGCGCTGCTTCAGGCGACCGGTCGCGACGACCCGCATGCCCTTGGTGAGCGAGCCTGCAACGTGCTCAGCGAACTCGCGCCAGACCGACGCGCGCATGAACAGCGCTTCGCCGTCCTTCCACTCGTTGGCTTGACGGTCGAAGCTGCGCGGCGTCGATGCGATCGTGAAGTTCGCGACGGGAAGACCGTTCTGCGTGTAACGCAGCTCGGGGTCCGCCGTGAGGTTTCCCACGACCGTGATGATGGTCTCGCCGGCCATGAGCCTTATGCCTTCGCAGCCTTGCGGGCGGCCTTGGCGTCGGCGCGCTCCTTCTCGGCAGCGACCAGAGCGATCGCCTCTTCTGCGCGGAGGACCTTGGTACGCATGATCTGCTCGTTCAGCTTGAGCTGACGGTCGAGCTCCTGCGTGGCCTCGCTCGTGGCGGTGAAGTTGACGACGGCGTAGATGCCCTCGTTCTTCTTCTGGATCTCGTAGGCGAGACGGCGCTTGCCCCAGACGTCGACGTTCTCAATGGAGCCACCGTCTGCGGTGATGACCTTGAGGAAACCGTCGAGCTTGGGAGCGACCTGGCGCTCGTCGATCTCGGGGTCGAGGATGACCATGAGTTCGTACTGGTGGATGTGCGTCACTAACCCACCTCCTTCGGACTAGAACGGATGCCGAGCATTTCCCGGCATCAGGAGGGTTGATGCACGTGTCCGTGATTCCGCGCATGAGCGCAGACGGACAACCACAACAGTCTAGCGGATGACCGGCCCGGTCACGGACGCCGCCATCCGGCTCCCCACCTCGGCCGCCGCGGCGGCCAACTCCGGTGGGCCGACGACCTCGAACGGCACGTCGAACCGCAGCGCCCAGGCGAGCACCCCCGCCCACGACCACGACCCGATCCGCACGACGCACGTGCCGTCCGGGCGCTCCGCGAGCTCGGCGTCGCCGAGCCAGGGTGCGATCCGCCGAGCCGGCAGCGGCAGGGTGATCTCTCCCGTCACGGGCCACCGGTCCGCCGTCTCGGATCCCTTGAACCTGGCCGCGAGATACGTCTGCGCATCCCCCGTCGGGATCTCGCGCGGCTCGAACGGGACCCCGCCGCCCTGGCGGGGCCGCAGCCGGTCGAGCCGGAGGATGCGCCAGTCCGCGGCATCCCTGTCCCACGCGACCACGTACCAGCGTCCGTCGCGAGCGACGACGGCGTGCGGTTCCGCGTGCCGGGCGGGCCGATCGGCGTCGTCGCCGTAGTCGAAGCGCAGCGTCCGGCGCTCGCGTGCGGCGACGCTCACCGCTTCGAGCGCGGCGGTCGCGACCTGCTCGGCCGGCGGCCCCGTCTCGAACCGGATCCCGTCGATGCGGTGGCGCAGGTGCGACGGCATGACCTGCCGCAGCGTCGCGAGGGCTCGGGCCGCGGCATCCGTGATGTCGACTCCGGATGCCGACTGCAGCGCGACGGCGATGGCCACGGCCTGCTCGTCGTCGAAGAGGAGGGGTGGCAGTTCGTCGCCCGGGCTCAGTCGGTACCCGCCGTACGGGCCCTTCGCCGCCGTGATCGCGTAGCCGAGCTCCCGCAGCCGGTCGACGTCCCGGCGGACCGTGCGGACGGTCACCCCGAGCCGGTCGGCGAGTTCCTGGCCTCCCCAGTCGCGGCGCGACTGCAGGACGGACAGCAGATCCAGCATCCGGTGCGACGGCGACGACATTCCTCCATCCTGCTCGAGAAGCGGACAGAAACGGTCCTCTACGCGGCGAAGAGTGGATCCCGGCAGACAGCCACCGACCGAAGGACCACGATGACCCTCTCCACCACCACGCACCTCAACTTCCACGGCGACGCCCGCGCCGCGCTCGAGTTCTACGGCCGCGTGTTCGACGGCACCGTCTCGGTGACGACGTACGCGCAGGTCGGCATGCCCGCCGAGGCGCCCGGCGCCGAGAAGGTCGTGTTCGGCATCCTCGTCGCGGCGGACGGCTTCCGCCTGATGGCGTACGACGTCCCGGGCGAGAAGCGGGGCGCCGAGGCCGTGGCCGGTTCGACCCGCCGCGAGAACGGCGCCACGATCACCGACCGCGCCTTCTTCGTCTCGCTGCAGGGCGACACCCTCGACGAGGTCGCCGCACGCTGGGAGTCCCTCGCCGACGGCGCGACGGTCATCGAGCCACTCGCCGCGTCGCCGTGGAGCGCCGGCTTCGGCATGCTCACCGACCGCTTCGGCGTGACGTGGGTCGTCGACGTGCGCGCGGCCCACGCTGGCTGACACCCGGCCGCTGGCACAGAACGGGCACCCGACGCCACCCCGCGAGCACGATCTCTCGCGGGGTGGCGCTTTCGGTACCGTGGCCGCATGAGCACCCCCGCCTTCGACGCGCGACCCCTGACCGAGCCCGTCGACGGGGCCACGGCGCGGGCGCACCGCAGGCAGCTCTTGTCAACGGGACGCGCGCCGAAGACCGCAGGCTGGGCGGCGGGATGCCTCATCGTCGCCGTTGCCGGGGTCTTCGGGCTCATCGTCGTCAACCTCATCTTCCGACTCGTATTCGCCCCGTTCTTCGAGGGGGATCCCCCGACCGCCGGCGGTTCCTTCGGGATCGTGGCCGTCGTGGGACTGATCGCCGCCGGTGCGATCGCCCTCATCGTGAAGGCGTACCGGGGCGGCGCCGTTCGCTGGTACCGCCTCGACCACTTCGCGCGCGCGAACGGGATGACCTGGTACCCGCAGGCATCCAACCCGCCCCTGCCGGGAATGATCTTCACGCTGGGCAGTTCCCGGACGGCGACCGACATCCTGCGCGGCGAGCAGCCTCGCCTGGTCGAGTTCGGGAACTACCGGTACACGACCGGGTCGGGCAAGAACCGCACCACTCACCGCTGGGGCTACGTCGCGATCCGCCTCGGGACGCCGCTGCCCCACATCGTGCTGGATGCCGAGGGCAACAACACCTTCCTGGGCACGAACCTGCCGCAGACCTTCGACAAGCACCAGCGGCTCAGCCTCGAGGGCGACTTCAACACATACTTCTCGCTCTACTGCCCAGAGGGCTACGAGCAGGACGCGCTCTACCTGTTCACGCCCGACATCATGGCGCGGTTCATCGACAACGCCGCCCAGCTCGACGTCGAGATCGTCGACGACTGGCTCTTCCTTTATGGCAGGCGCGATTTCTCCACTCTCGATCCTCGAACGTGGGGGTGGCTGTTCTCGGTCGTCGGTGCGCTGATGGACAAGCTCGCGCAGTGGGAGCGGTGGCGTGACGACCGGCTGACGACGCAGGCCGCCGGGGCGGCGGCATCCGCTCCCGTCGTCGGCACGTCCGGCGCTCTGCCGTTCACCCCTCCGGTCGAGGCGTTGCGGCCACCGCCCGGGGTGGCCCCGGGCGGCCGACGGCTGAAGACGACCGTCCCGTGGGCGACCATCATCATCGCCGCAGGATTCCTCATCATCTGGATCGCCATGCAAAGCGGAGTGATGAACTCCCTGTTCGGCCGCTGACGACACCGGGAGCGGGCACCGCGGGGCGTGTCCCAGTACCGTGGCCGCATGGAGTTCGACGCGCGCCCCCTCACCGATCCGGTCGACCGCGCGACGGTCGCCGCCTACCGCAAGCAGCTCGCCGCGTCCGGGCGGGCACCCGGGGGGTCCGGCGTCGTCGCGATCGTCATCGGTGGAGTCATCGCCGTGATCTTCGCGGCTTTCACGATCAGCATGGTCGGTGGCTTCATCGCATCGACGGCGGCCGGCGGCGGCAACATCCTGGGCGCGATCGGACCCGTCGTCATCCTCGGCGTGATCGGGCTCGGCGCGGGCGCGCTCATCGTTCGCGGCATCCGCGGCTCGGCGGAGCGCGCGTACCGTCTCGATCACTTCGCGCAGGCGAACGGGATGACCTGGTACCCCGAGGCATCCGACCCGCCCCTTCCGGGCATGATCTTCTCGCACGGACACTCGCGGAGGGCGAAGGACATCCTTCGAGGCGAGAAGCCTCGGCTCGTCGAGTTCGCCAACTACCGGTACACGACGGGGTCGGGCAAGAACCAGACGACCCATCACTGGGGCTACGTCGCCATTCGCCTCGGGACACCGCTGCCGCACATCGTCCTCGACGCCGAGGGCAACAACGCCCTGTTCGGCTCGAACCTCCCGCAGACGTTCGACAAGGATCAGCGGCTCCGGCTCGAGGGCGATTTCGACAAGCACTTCGCCCTCTACTGCCCCGAGGGCTACGAGCAGGACGCCCTGTACCTGTTCACGCCCGACATCATGGCGCGGTTCATCGACAACGCCGCCCAGCTCGACGTCGAGATCGTCGACGACTGGCTGTTTCTCTACGCCAAACGCGATTTCTCCACGCTCGATCCCCAAACGTGGGCGTGGCTGTTCTCCGTCGTCGGCGCGCTGTTCGACAAGCTCGGCCAGTGGGAACGGTGGCGCGACGACCGGCTGACGCGGGCGGATGCCGCGGCCGCAGCATCCGCTTCCGCGGGCGGAGTCGCCGGTTCCCTGCCGTTCACGCCCCCGATCGAGGCCTTGCGACCGCCGCCGGGCGTCGCGCCGGGCGGGAGACGCCTGAAGGCAGGCATCCCCTGGGCGGCGATCATCATCGTCGTGATCGCTGCACTCGGGTTCGCCGCGCAGAGCGGGCTCCTCGACGCGATATTCAGTCGATGACGGCGGTGGCGAGGACGGAACGGCGCGGACGCACGATCGGGTCCTGATACTGGGCCGGCGTCACGGTGATGTCGCTGCCGGCGTCGGACCAGCTTTCCGCCCCGCGGCGACCGAGCACCTTGCGGGCGGTGAGAATCGCCCAGACCAGCGGCTTGCCCACCGCGAGCGCGACGGCACCCGTGACGGTGTGGTCCTCCGATCCGAGGACCGCCTTGCGCTGCCACGCCTCGTGCAGCATCCCGCCGCGCGCGATCGGCACCACACGGGGCGCCAACGCGCCGCGCCGGCGGAGGTCGACGAGGCGTTCGACCTCTTTCCACCAGGTGGATTCGCTCGGGTCGTGGAAGTAGTTGTCGGCCAGCCATTCGGGGCGAGGATGCCGGAACCGGCGCGCGATCACGTCGTCGGCACTTCCCTGCACGCCGCTGCCGCTGAAGACGGTGTTGAGGTGAGCTTTTGAGACGCCGAACGTCGTGAGTGCGATGACGGGGACGCCCGCCGCCATCGCCTCGATCGCGGCGGTGGAGCTGACGGTGACGAGCCCTTCGGCGGTCTCGAGGGCGCGGGACATCGGCTCGTGCGAGAAGACGAGGTTGTCGGGCCGGTCCCGCAGCAGGTCGGTGAGTCCGGTGCGCTCGAAGTGCGTCTCGGTCTCGCCGAGCTCCGGACGCGAGCGGAGCTTCAGGACGACGCGACGCGACGGGTCGGCGAGCGCCGCTGCGCGGAGGATGTCGGCGAGCTGGCGACGCTCCTCGGGCTCGCGCGGCACGATCGCCTGCGCGGCGAAGACGAGGTCGGTGCCGCCGGCGGATTCGTGCGCGGGCCGGGCGTAGGGCAGCGTCGCGAGGCCGAGGCGCATCTTCAGACCGAGCCGCTCGGCAAGCTTGGCGAACGCTCGCTGCTCGCGCCGGGAGTGGACGATCATCAGATCGCAGTGGCGGCGGTACAGGGCCGCACCACGCTGGGCGGGAATCGACATCCCGGGCAGCCCCGAGACGACGACCGGACGCGGGGTGACACGGTCGATCTGACGGATCACGAGCCGCACGAAGGGACCACGACCGCCGATCACGACGACGTCGGGCCGGTCCTTCGTGAGCCAGTCGGCGACGTCGTCGTACGCGATACGGGTGACCGCCTCGGGACGGATGCCGGTGCCCGCCAACGCGGCATGCTCCTGAGCGGCGCTCACCACGAGCGGCGTCTGCACGAGCAGCAGGTGCGGATCCACCGACGGCGCGGAGTCGATGAGCGCCGCCGACCACTTCACGAAGGAGTCGGCGTCGGCGATCGCGACGACGCGCATGCGTCCCGGACGGTCACCACGCATGATCAGGCCGGAACGCGGCGCAGCTTCGCCATCGGCGCGAGCTCACCGTCGTAGATGCGCTTGACGCCGTCGCCGAGGGCCGTCTCGATGACACGGATGTCGCGGACGAGGTGCTCGAGTCCCGCGGGCTCGAGCGAGGCCGCGTGGTCGGAGCCCCACATCGTGCGGTCGAGGGTGATGTGACGCTCCACCGCGACGGCGCCGAGCGAGACGGCGGCGAGGGAGATCTGCAGACCCCGCTCGTGTCCGGAGTAGCCGACGGGGATACCGGCGTAACGGTCGCGCAGCGACGCGATCATCTTGATGTTCGCCTCTTCGGGCTCCATCGGGTAGGTCGACGTCGCGTGCATGAGGACCGTCCGGTCGGTGCCGAGGACCTCGAGGGCGCGGTCGATCTGGTCGATCGTCGACATCCCGGTCGAGAGGATGACGGGCTTGCCGGTGGCCCGCAGGGCCTCGAGCAGCTCGATGTCGGTGAGGCTCGCCGAGGCGACCTTGTGGGCGACGACGCCCAGGTCCTCGAGGAACTCCACACTCGGCACGTCCCACGGGGACGCGAACCAGTCGAGGCCGCGCATGGTCGCGTAGTCGCCGATCTCGATGTACTGCTCGCGGTCGAACTCGACGCGGTAACGGTACTCGAGGTACGTCATGGTTCCCCACGGCGTCTCGCGCAGGGTGTCGCGCATGTGCGCGGGGGTCGCGATCTCGGGCGTGCGCTTCTGGAACTTGACGGCGTTGGCGCCGGCGTTCGCGGCGACGTCGATGAGCTGCTTGGCCAGCTCGACATCGCCGTTGTGGTTGAGGCCGATCTCGGCGATGACGTACACGGGGTGTCCGCCGCCGAGTACGTGGTTTCCGATGGTCACCGTCATGGCGAGTCCTTTCGTCGGTGCTGTCCTCAGCGTGAGTTCCGACCGTGAATGACGGATGAACCCCGGATGGCGAGGACCGGACGACTGGCTGTCGGGTGGGTGCGCTCAGCGCGCGGCGAGCACGCGGTCGGCGAGTTCGCGGACCGCCCCGTCACCGCCGTTGCGCGTCAGGACCACGCGGGCGGCGGCCAGCACCTCGGATCGGGCATCGGCGACCGCGACCGGCCACCCCACCAGCGCCATCGCGGGCAGGTCGTTGACGTCGTTCCCGAGGTAGGCCGTCTCTGCCAGGTCGACACCGCGGTCGGCTGCCCACTGACGGAGAACGGATGCCTTGTCGTCAACTCCGTGGACCACCTCGACCTGCAGCTTCTCGGCGCGGGCCCGGACGACAGCGTTCTGCTCCGTCGACAGGATCAGCACCGGCACTCCCGCGCGCCGGAGGAGCGCGACGCCCATGCCGTCGGAGCGGCTCACGCGGACGTGTTCGGTGCCGGCGGCATCCACCCACGCCGTGTCGTCGGTGTGGACGCCGTCGAAGTCGGTCACGACGACCGTCGCGGCGAGCGGCTCGGGCGGGTCGACCAGGGGAGCGAGCGCCTGCGCCGCGCGAAGCTGGCCGGGATCGTCGATCTCGATCGCGGTCGCCTCGGGCACCTCGACGATCTCAGTGCGTCCGAAGAAGCGGTGCTTCGCCGCGCGGAATCCCTCGGTCGTGAAGACGTAGAACGCGCCGGTCTCGACGAAGTGCGGGTCGCGGTCCTGTCGGCGGGGGCGGTGCGCGGCGTCGTGACCGATCGCGGCCGCAGCACCGTCGGCATCCCGTCGCCAGACGAACTCGTAACTCTCCCGCGCGGAGAACGCGCTGTCAGCCTGCCCGTCACGGACGGCGGCGACGGCCTCGCGCAGCGCGCCCGAGGGGATGAAGGGGCTCGTGGCCTGGAGGAACGCCGTCACCCGCGGGGAGATCCCCTCCGCTGCGAGCGCGTCGAGGGCGTGAAGGAGCGCACTCTCGGAGCTGGCCGTGTCCCCCGAGATGTCGGCGGGACGTGCGACGACCCGGGCGCCCGCCCCGCGCGCGGCGGCCCCGATGGCCTCGTCGTCCGTCGAGACCACGACGAGGTCGATCACACCGGATGCCTGCGCGGCGCGCACCGCGCGGACGATGAGCGGGATGCCGCCGACGCGGGCGACGTTCTTGCCGGGCACGCCTTTGGATCCGCCGCGGGCCGGGATGATCGCGATCGTCTCGACGGTGTCAGCCACGGTCATCCTCCTCGCAGGGCCTTCCAGGCCCGCCTGCTCCGGCGCTGCGCACCGCGAATCGCCAACTGGACCTCCGTGATCCGGCTCGCTGCGCCCTGCGTCCCCATGGCGCGGGCGAGCAGCCCCGGGCGCGCGCCGCCCGTGAGTCCGAGCGAAGTCAATCGCGTGCGGGCGAAGTAGCGGTCGCGCTCGTCGACGGGAGCATCCGCGAGGAACTCCTCGGCGCGGGGGCGGAGGTGTGCGGCGATGACGGGCTGCATCGCGAATCCGACGGCGTCGACGAGATGCTGCATCCGCTCGCCCCGGTACGGGGAATCGGTGCGGGTGAGCGCATCGATGATCGTCACCGGGATGCGGTTGCCGTTCTCGAACGGCGTGAGACGCTGCAGGAGCACCTCGGTGCCGACGGCGGCGATCGGCAGTCCGGTCAGCGCCTGCAGTGTGGGCAGAGCGGTGGAGAATCCCGCGACCGCGCCGACGAACGGCAGTCGGAGGGCGAGGACCTCGGCCGGAGTGCCGCCGCGGAAGACGGCGAAGGCGACGCCGCGGGTCGCCGCGTGCGCGGCGAGGTCGTCGATCAGTGCGGGAGCGGCGGACGGATGCGGCTTGAACACGATCGCTCCGGGCTCCCACTCGAGGGCCCGGTCGATCATGTCGCACTGCATCTGCAGTTCCTCTTCGGGCGAGATGAGCTTCAACGCCGAGAGGTATTGGCCGAGGACGAGGGCGGGTCGCTCGAGAGCGTCGAGCGCGTCGATGTCGGGATCGTCCGTTGCCGCGGCGACCTCTTCCATCACCGTGCGGAGTGCTGCAGCCGCAACCGGCACGCGCGGCGTACCGGCGAACAGCAGCGGCTCGACTCCGGGCACGGTATCCGCGTAGACGACGCCGACGACGCGGCCGGCGACCGTGTGGGGCCACCGGTTGCGGATCGGCGAGTACGTCATGAGACCGTCACCCACGATCGACACCGGCGCACCGGCGAAGACGTCGATGAACACGCGCGACGGCGCAACCTGGGGGCTCTGCAGGAACAGCTCGACCTCGCTGTCGCCGATGCCCCACGCCTGCCGCAGGAGACGCTGCAGCACCGGGGCCGCGCTCGAGCCGACCCGCCAGTGCGGTGGCCTTTCCGGCGCGAGGAGTTCGTTGAGATCGATGACCCGGTCGAACCGGGCCCGCAGGCTCGCGAGGTGCGGTGCGTCGACGATTCCCTCACCGGCCTCGGGGATGATCGCCGCGTTGACCGCAACGAGGATGCGCCCCGACGGGGAGGCCGGGAGAGCACCGGCATCCATTGCGGCCACCGCCGTCATGAGGCCGTATGCCGAATTGAGCACGAAGATCTGCGTCATGCGCTGCGGACCTCGCGCACGAGTCGCGCAAGGATGCGCCGTCGCCGATCCGACAGTCGCAGCAGGGCCGGATCGATCTGGTCCGCGGGGATGGCTCGCAGAAGATCACGGATGCCGCTGCGCAGAGCCGTGCGGTCGGCGGTCGACATCGCCCGAGCCCGGAAGAGGTGGTACGCGCAGACGGACATCGTGGTTGTGGCGATCTTCGGGAGGAACCGTTCGGCCTCGTGGTCGTCCTCGACGACGCGCACCGCTTCGCCGAAGGCGGGAAGGAAGTCGAGCTGACGACGGTCGAGCACCTGCGTGAGCGAGGTCGACACGCCGCGCCGGTACAGGATCGCCGGAGCATCGACCACCGCGAACGACGTCGCACGCAAGTGCAGGCGCCAGATCCAGGGTCGATCCTCCGCCGTGAAGAGGCCGGGTTCGAAGTGCGCGAGCCCCTGATCGAGGACACGGCGGTGGAACATGCCCGCCCAGGCATAGGGGTAGTCGACCATGGTCGTCTCATCCGCGGGCAGGATCGCCTCTCGCGGCGGGACGACGCGGCCGCGCCAGGCGTGCGGCGCCCGCATCAGCCGACGGCGGCCGTCGGTG
This DNA window, taken from Microbacterium sp. MM2322, encodes the following:
- the rpsF gene encoding 30S ribosomal protein S6, yielding MTHIHQYELMVILDPEIDERQVAPKLDGFLKVITADGGSIENVDVWGKRRLAYEIQKKNEGIYAVVNFTATSEATQELDRQLKLNEQIMRTKVLRAEEAIALVAAEKERADAKAARKAAKA
- a CDS encoding LPXTG cell wall anchor domain-containing protein — its product is MNTMLSRALLGTLVAGGITLFGAAAAQAAESNTSGEDGLLSGTQALLNVDIPITVGDTAISLVGDSSTESSGTKESSAPSGGASSASTDGSKGAASGSQAIIDVSVPVTVTDTAVSVIGDSTTESTDAAAPAAPSAPTPSASTDGSDGVASGTQVVAPVKAPVTITDTAVSVIGDSTTESTDAAAPAAPSTPTPSASTDGSDGVASGTQVVAPVKAPVTITDTAVSVIGDSTTEGTDAAAPAAPSTPTPSASTDGSDGVASGTQVVAPVTVPATVEDVAISVIGDSTSESTDAATPAAPPTGAIGTPSTDGSDGIGSGTQVVSPITLPVTVDDTALSVIGDSTSTGGGSAGAPGSGVTTPGAPETSGENAIGGGTQILLPIDIPLTVGDTAISIIGDSTVTEPGTDPTDPVDPVDPVDPVDPVDPVDPVDPVDPVDPVDPVDPVDPVDPVDPVDPGTDPVDPGVDPVDPTDPGTDPSDPGTDPTEPGTSPVDPTDPGTIPGDTPGTGTDDQIPGAGTAPMAPAATASETDGSLAQTGGVPVTWMPLAALALIAAGAVLTLRRRTV
- a CDS encoding VOC family protein is translated as MTLSTTTHLNFHGDARAALEFYGRVFDGTVSVTTYAQVGMPAEAPGAEKVVFGILVAADGFRLMAYDVPGEKRGAEAVAGSTRRENGATITDRAFFVSLQGDTLDEVAARWESLADGATVIEPLAASPWSAGFGMLTDRFGVTWVVDVRAAHAG
- a CDS encoding WYL domain-containing protein, which encodes MSSPSHRMLDLLSVLQSRRDWGGQELADRLGVTVRTVRRDVDRLRELGYAITAAKGPYGGYRLSPGDELPPLLFDDEQAVAIAVALQSASGVDITDAAARALATLRQVMPSHLRHRIDGIRFETGPPAEQVATAALEAVSVAARERRTLRFDYGDDADRPARHAEPHAVVARDGRWYVVAWDRDAADWRILRLDRLRPRQGGGVPFEPREIPTGDAQTYLAARFKGSETADRWPVTGEITLPLPARRIAPWLGDAELAERPDGTCVVRIGSWSWAGVLAWALRFDVPFEVVGPPELAAAAAEVGSRMAASVTGPVIR
- the rplI gene encoding 50S ribosomal protein L9; protein product: MAKLILTNEVTGLGSAGDVIEVKNGYARNYLIPQGFAVAWSRGGEKQVASIRAARESRAIHDHEEAVALKNTLESNTVKLTVKAGAEGRLFGSVKTADVADAVKAAGFGDLDKRKIHITSPIKAVGEHEATVRLRDDLTAVITLQVVAAK
- a CDS encoding DUF6716 putative glycosyltransferase, with the protein product MRVVAIADADSFVKWSAALIDSAPSVDPHLLLVQTPLVVSAAQEHAALAGTGIRPEAVTRIAYDDVADWLTKDRPDVVVIGGRGPFVRLVIRQIDRVTPRPVVVSGLPGMSIPAQRGAALYRRHCDLMIVHSRREQRAFAKLAERLGLKMRLGLATLPYARPAHESAGGTDLVFAAQAIVPREPEERRQLADILRAAALADPSRRVVLKLRSRPELGETETHFERTGLTDLLRDRPDNLVFSHEPMSRALETAEGLVTVSSTAAIEAMAAGVPVIALTTFGVSKAHLNTVFSGSGVQGSADDVIARRFRHPRPEWLADNYFHDPSESTWWKEVERLVDLRRRGALAPRVVPIARGGMLHEAWQRKAVLGSEDHTVTGAVALAVGKPLVWAILTARKVLGRRGAESWSDAGSDITVTPAQYQDPIVRPRRSVLATAVID
- the rpsR gene encoding 30S ribosomal protein S18, which gives rise to MAGKATGDRRKPRKGAKNAAPAKAIRVGVIDYKDVATLRKFISERGKIRARRITGVSVQEQRLIAKAIKNAREMALLPYAGAGR
- a CDS encoding single-stranded DNA-binding protein, giving the protein MAGETIITVVGNLTADPELRYTQNGLPVANFTIASTPRSFDRQANEWKDGEALFMRASVWREFAEHVAGSLTKGMRVVATGRLKQRSYQDREGNNRTAIELEVDEIGPSLRYATAQVTRAASSGGNGGGGGGGSFGGGQQQSRPQVQADEPWATPGTSAPDAWSAPGTSYGDDTPF